One Pararge aegeria chromosome 4, ilParAegt1.1, whole genome shotgun sequence DNA segment encodes these proteins:
- the LOC120637943 gene encoding vesicle-trafficking protein SEC22b-B has product MVLMTMIARVVDGLPLAATMQDDEQSGCNVLEYQNQAKMLFRKLTPQSPIQCSIETGPFLFHYLIENEICYLVLCERNYSKRLAFSYLEEIAQEFYHQYGKRVNTVTRPYTFIEFDTWMQRTRKQFAEGGARARKAGAAAQLGGQLGDVQRIMMQNIDDVLQRGAILSELDTKTQNLSMMSQKYKKDAVYLNTKSMLVKATAGAVILLVFVLYFWVL; this is encoded by the exons ATGGTTTTAATGACGATGATTGCTCGTGTTGTAGACGGGCTGCCTTTAGCGGCTACAATGCAAGATGATGAACag AGTGGATGCAACGTATTGGAGTATCAAAACCAAGCAAAAATGCTGTTTAGAAAGCTAACCCCCCAGTCGCCAATACAATGCTCCATCGAAACTGGGCCTTTTCTCTTCCA CTATTTGATAGAGAATGAGATATGCTATCTAGTATTGTGCGAGCGAAATTACAGTAAAAGACTAGCATTCAGTTACTTAGAAGAAATTGCACAAGAGTTTTACCATCAATACGGAAAAAGG GTGAACACAGTAACAAGGCCTTACACGTTCATAGAGTTCGACACGTGGATGCAGCGCACACGCAAGCAGTTCGCCGAGGGCGGCGCGCGCGCGCGCAAGGCGGGCGCCGCGGCGCAGCTCGGCGGCCAACTGGGAGACGTGCAGCGGATCATGATGCAGAACATCGACGACGTGCTGCAGAGGGGGGCCATACTTTCAG AGTTGGACACAAAAACGCAGAATCTATCAATGATGTCACAGAAGTACAAGAAAGACGCCGTCTATCTCAACACAAAGTCTATGTTAGTGAAAGCGACAGCTGGTGCGGTTATACTGCTTGTATTCGTTCTCTACTTCTGGGTGCTTTAG